Proteins encoded by one window of Chondromyces crocatus:
- a CDS encoding flavin-containing monooxygenase, whose protein sequence is MPTTRTTSPREHIDVLIVGAGISGIGAAYYLQRELPSTSYAILEARGSIGGTWDLFRYPGIRSDSDLYTFGYAFKPWRSDKAIASADAILAYLRETATENGIERKIRFHHKVITAAWSTEDAQWVVDLERTDTGERLVITCRWLFCAGGYYRYDEGFTPRFEGTERFQGQIVHPQHWPGDLDYAGKRVVVIGSGATAVTLVPAMADTAAHVTMLQRTPTYILSIPSEDAIANFLRKILPQEQAHELTRRKNITMQRAVWRLCQRYPRMARRLIRHSNAKQLPKSYPVDEHFNPPYDPWDQRLCMVPDGDLFKAIREGRASVVTDHITTFTERGVALKSGQELEADIIVTATGLNLQAFGGITLTVDGAPVHLPDKVAFKGMMLDGVPNFAFAVGYTNASWTLKIGLLCEHLCRLLAYMDAQGHTICRPELSEPTMERLPLLDFAAGYVKRTIDLWPRQGDRAPWRMSVDYQADTKLLREDSVEDRDLRFSSHVRPARAAGPGDRSERGGGPTSPPEDDATRVCESPSAGPAM, encoded by the coding sequence ATGCCCACGACGCGAACCACCTCCCCCCGCGAGCACATCGACGTGTTGATCGTCGGCGCCGGCATCTCGGGTATCGGAGCAGCTTACTACCTCCAGCGGGAGCTCCCTTCGACGTCGTACGCCATTCTGGAGGCACGGGGCTCCATTGGCGGCACCTGGGATCTCTTTCGCTATCCCGGCATCCGCTCCGACTCGGACCTGTACACCTTCGGCTATGCGTTCAAGCCCTGGAGGAGCGACAAAGCCATTGCCAGCGCGGACGCCATCCTCGCCTACCTCCGTGAGACCGCGACCGAGAATGGCATCGAGCGCAAGATTCGATTCCACCACAAAGTGATCACCGCCGCCTGGTCCACCGAGGACGCGCAATGGGTCGTCGACCTCGAGCGCACCGACACCGGGGAGCGTCTGGTCATCACGTGCCGATGGCTGTTCTGCGCCGGTGGCTACTACCGCTACGACGAGGGATTCACGCCTCGGTTCGAAGGCACGGAGCGCTTCCAGGGGCAAATCGTCCATCCGCAGCACTGGCCTGGCGATCTCGACTACGCGGGCAAGCGTGTCGTCGTGATCGGGAGCGGCGCCACGGCCGTCACCCTCGTGCCAGCCATGGCCGACACGGCCGCGCACGTGACGATGCTCCAGCGCACGCCCACGTACATCCTGTCCATCCCCTCCGAAGACGCGATCGCCAACTTCTTGCGGAAAATCCTCCCCCAAGAGCAGGCCCACGAGCTCACACGGCGGAAGAACATCACCATGCAGCGTGCGGTCTGGCGCCTCTGTCAGCGCTACCCGCGCATGGCGCGACGCCTGATCCGGCACAGCAATGCCAAGCAGCTCCCGAAGTCGTATCCCGTCGATGAGCATTTCAACCCACCGTACGACCCCTGGGATCAGCGGCTGTGCATGGTTCCCGATGGGGATCTCTTCAAGGCCATCCGCGAAGGCCGCGCGTCCGTGGTCACCGACCACATCACGACCTTCACCGAGCGGGGCGTCGCGCTGAAGTCGGGTCAGGAGCTCGAAGCCGACATCATCGTCACCGCCACGGGATTGAACCTCCAGGCGTTCGGGGGCATCACCCTGACCGTGGACGGTGCGCCCGTGCACCTTCCCGACAAGGTGGCCTTCAAGGGCATGATGCTCGATGGCGTCCCGAATTTCGCCTTTGCCGTCGGCTACACCAACGCTTCCTGGACGCTCAAAATCGGACTGCTGTGCGAGCATCTCTGCCGGTTGCTCGCGTACATGGATGCCCAGGGGCACACCATCTGTCGCCCCGAGCTGAGTGAGCCGACCATGGAGCGGCTGCCGCTGCTCGACTTTGCCGCTGGTTACGTGAAGCGGACCATCGACCTGTGGCCTCGCCAGGGCGACCGCGCCCCCTGGCGGATGTCCGTCGACTATCAGGCCGATACCAAGCTGCTGCGAGAGGACTCGGTGGAAGATCGGGACCTGCGATTCTCTTCGCATGTCCGCCCTGCCCGCGCGGCGGGACCTGGAGACCGCAGTGAGCGCGGTGGTGGGCCGACCTCCCCTCCCGAGGATGACGCCACCAGGGTCTGCGAGAGCCCTTCCGCTGGCCCTGCGATGTGA
- a CDS encoding acyl-CoA synthetase yields the protein MTTAYDAFPRTQANHAPLSPLSYLTKAARTFPHRIAIIHGERRLTWGEVDTRTRQLASALRRRGIQRGDTVAALLPNVPAMVELHFGPAMIGAVLNTLNTRLDAEALAFMLEHAEAKVLFVDREFAATAAKALDHLARKPLVVDVDDVLGPEGTPIGALEYEALLAEGDPAFVWSLPDDEWDAIALNYTSGTTGNPKGVVYHHRGAALNAVGNALEWGMPRHAVYLWTLPMFHCNGWCFVWTVTAMAGTHICLRKVDPALIFALMREHQVTHYCGAPIVHAMLINAPEALKQGLGKIACLVAGAAPPPSVIEGMERMGFALTHVYGLTETYGPAAACTKQTAWAALPLEERARMNGRQGGAYLLQEDMAVLDPETLIPVAADGETLGELMFRGNITMKGYLKNEVATSEALRGGWFHTGDLGVVEPDGYVKIKDRSKDVIISGGENISSLEVEDVLHRHPAVLAAAVVAKPDEKWGETPCAFVELKDGHDATPQELQAFCRERMAHFKAPRHVVLGPLPRTSTGKVQKFVLRERAKSE from the coding sequence ATGACCACCGCCTACGACGCGTTCCCCAGGACCCAGGCCAACCACGCGCCCCTTTCACCGCTCTCCTACCTCACCAAGGCGGCCCGCACGTTCCCGCACCGGATCGCCATCATCCATGGCGAAAGGAGACTCACCTGGGGCGAGGTCGACACCCGCACGCGCCAGCTCGCCTCGGCGCTCCGAAGGCGCGGCATCCAGCGCGGGGACACCGTGGCCGCCCTCTTGCCCAACGTGCCGGCCATGGTCGAGCTGCATTTCGGTCCCGCCATGATCGGGGCGGTGCTGAACACGCTCAACACCCGGCTCGACGCCGAAGCGCTGGCCTTCATGCTGGAACACGCCGAGGCCAAGGTGCTCTTCGTCGACCGCGAGTTCGCTGCCACCGCGGCAAAGGCGCTCGATCACCTGGCCCGGAAGCCTCTCGTGGTCGACGTGGACGACGTGCTCGGACCCGAGGGCACGCCGATCGGAGCGCTCGAGTACGAAGCGCTCCTCGCCGAGGGGGATCCAGCATTCGTCTGGAGCCTGCCGGACGACGAGTGGGACGCCATCGCGCTCAACTATACCTCGGGCACGACCGGCAACCCGAAGGGGGTCGTCTATCACCACCGCGGCGCCGCACTGAATGCGGTGGGGAATGCGCTGGAGTGGGGGATGCCGCGCCATGCCGTCTATCTGTGGACGCTGCCCATGTTTCACTGCAATGGCTGGTGCTTCGTGTGGACGGTGACGGCCATGGCAGGCACCCACATCTGCCTGCGCAAGGTGGACCCTGCGCTCATCTTCGCGCTCATGCGTGAGCACCAGGTCACCCACTACTGCGGTGCCCCCATCGTCCACGCGATGCTCATCAACGCTCCCGAAGCGCTGAAGCAGGGGCTCGGCAAGATCGCTTGTCTGGTCGCGGGTGCAGCGCCGCCCCCCTCCGTCATCGAGGGCATGGAGCGGATGGGCTTCGCGTTGACCCACGTCTACGGCCTCACCGAGACCTACGGGCCTGCGGCTGCCTGCACGAAGCAGACGGCGTGGGCGGCGCTGCCGCTGGAAGAGCGCGCGCGAATGAATGGCCGCCAGGGGGGCGCTTACCTCCTCCAGGAGGACATGGCCGTGCTCGACCCCGAGACCCTCATCCCCGTCGCTGCCGATGGCGAGACGCTGGGCGAGCTGATGTTCCGAGGCAACATCACCATGAAGGGCTACCTCAAGAACGAGGTCGCCACATCGGAAGCGCTCCGCGGGGGGTGGTTCCACACGGGCGATCTCGGTGTGGTGGAGCCGGATGGCTATGTGAAGATCAAGGATCGCTCGAAGGACGTGATCATCTCCGGCGGTGAGAACATCTCCTCGCTCGAGGTGGAGGACGTCCTCCACCGTCACCCCGCCGTCCTCGCCGCGGCGGTCGTGGCGAAGCCCGACGAGAAGTGGGGCGAGACCCCCTGTGCCTTCGTGGAACTCAAAGACGGGCACGACGCGACGCCGCAGGAGCTTCAGGCGTTCTGCAGGGAGCGGATGGCACACTTCAAGGCCCCGAGGCACGTCGTTCTGGGACCGCTGCCCCGGACCTCGACGGGCAAGGTGCAGAAGTTCGTGCTCCGGGAGCGCGCGAAGAGCGAATGA
- a CDS encoding pyridoxamine 5'-phosphate oxidase family protein has product MTLVRTVEELEQVVGSRPLGSLMKSVDQLDEHCLRMLALSPFAVAGFADEDGRARMTTVGGTPGFARVVGATVQIDLHESVALASSVGCGLLFFIPGLGETLRVNGKGVVEGNTLVVTVEEAFAHCAKAFLRSSFWEPPVKVQPVSMVPTPTGLLAESDVLTWLSRAPFIVLTSWDAAGHADASPKGDPPGFLRLDQGRVAIPDRPGNRRTDTFHNVVEQRRVALLAFIPGEDSVLEVSGDASLTTEPALLSSMAVAGKTPKIALLLDPRDTRLTPSTALAKAKLWDASRHVPEAERPNMAHVFIDHVKQNRQRGVAATAVRAIASKRMMSWALSHDYEKNRY; this is encoded by the coding sequence ATGACGCTCGTACGAACGGTCGAGGAGCTGGAGCAGGTCGTGGGCTCACGCCCTCTCGGCTCCCTGATGAAGTCCGTGGACCAGCTCGACGAGCATTGCCTGCGGATGCTCGCGCTCTCACCCTTCGCGGTCGCTGGCTTCGCCGACGAGGACGGGCGCGCTCGCATGACGACGGTGGGAGGGACGCCAGGGTTCGCGCGGGTCGTCGGCGCCACCGTCCAGATCGACCTCCACGAGTCGGTGGCGCTCGCATCCAGCGTCGGCTGTGGGCTCCTTTTTTTCATCCCTGGCCTCGGCGAGACCCTTCGTGTGAACGGCAAGGGGGTCGTCGAAGGCAACACCCTCGTCGTCACGGTCGAGGAAGCGTTTGCCCACTGCGCCAAGGCCTTCCTGCGCTCCTCGTTCTGGGAACCGCCCGTGAAGGTGCAGCCAGTGTCGATGGTGCCCACGCCGACGGGCCTCCTTGCCGAGAGCGACGTGCTCACCTGGCTCTCCCGCGCCCCCTTCATCGTGCTCACCTCATGGGACGCAGCAGGCCACGCCGATGCGAGTCCCAAGGGCGATCCGCCCGGTTTCCTTCGGCTGGATCAAGGGCGTGTCGCCATTCCGGATCGGCCAGGGAACCGTCGGACCGACACCTTCCACAATGTGGTCGAACAGCGGCGCGTCGCCTTGCTGGCGTTCATCCCCGGCGAAGACAGCGTCCTCGAGGTTTCGGGAGACGCTTCCCTGACGACTGAACCCGCCTTGCTCTCATCCATGGCGGTGGCCGGCAAGACCCCGAAGATTGCTCTCCTGCTCGATCCCAGGGACACACGCCTGACCCCCTCCACCGCGCTCGCGAAGGCGAAGCTCTGGGATGCATCGCGTCATGTCCCCGAAGCCGAGCGACCGAACATGGCGCACGTATTCATCGACCACGTGAAGCAGAACCGTCAACGCGGCGTTGCGGCGACTGCGGTGCGGGCCATCGCGTCGAAGCGGATGATGAGCTGGGCGCTTTCGCACGACTACGAAAAGAACCGGTACTGA